CTCTATTTCTCAGCTGAAAACAATTGCAAAGGTGCTTCCCTCTAGCTCCTTTGGAGATCAAACATCAAAATCCCCCGAAAAATTTCCAGAGTTCCAAAAAGAAGTGAAAAATGCTACTTTATCCCAAAGCAAGGATAAATTAGTAGTTTTAGAATTAAAGACTTGCATTTCTCTCATTATTTCTTTGCAGCAGTCTCCTCATCTAGAATTTCATTAAAAAGGACAAAAGGTCCAGGATTCATCAATTTGGTGGAGCCCTGGAGGTGTTCCAAATAGACAATTTGGGTGATGGGGAGGTGACGGGTTGCGGGTTCTTAATGATAAAGGCATTCTCTCAATAAATCATTTTCCCATGTAGATGCAGAAGTCACCCAAAAAATTGTTCCCCACTAAAGGGCCAAAGTCCTTGTCCCTTTGGCCCTTAGTTCCCCACGGACTACCTCATTGGATGAAAACAGAAAAAAATAACCACCTAGGATATCTAATCCATGAGGTGTCTACACAAATTAGAAACTAAGGCACATTTTGTGCACATTTCAAGGCAATTTGCATTAAATCTTTGGATTCAAATTAGGTGAATTTGAGCTTTCAAGGTGAGACACAACGAACTAAAACCCAGCCCTGTCACAGATGACGTACTCGCTTGCTAGGAAGCTacatctcactttttttttttgggtttcaaCTGCGACTCTTATTGTATTGTTGAGCAAACAATACCACACACACATCCCTACACATAAAAAATGTGAATGCTCTAGAGCTGCTCTCGATCATGTCATATTTTCAAATTAACTGCTCTCCTGTTTTTCGCTTCCACTCTAGGTATCCTAGACAACCCCCTTAAATCGATGCCCTCAGTTTGATACTTGATCTAATCAATTGCACTGGCGAGTGGATGAATTTACAAATAGTGGATATAAGCCATCTTCGAATTTGTTTTTGACTTGCCAAAGCACTTCAATCTCATAAAGAGATGAAGATTAAAAGCTTATGGTGACAAAAGTGAATGTTTAATACTATTTTTATTACAAATTGAAGGCAATGCACTGCACAACTGTGGAAAGGATAAGATTGCACCTCATCTCCACAATTACAAGGCATTAATGTGGCAGCCTATTTTATTATgactgaaattatttttctaagaaAACATCTCAATGATTCTCAGTGGTACGTCTCTTGTAGATATTTCCTCTAAAGATCATCTCCCCCAATTAAGACAAAAATCAAACAACTAATAAAATAGGAGATGAATTTACTATCATAGATTTAACATAGCCATTGTGCGTGGTTTGAGTAGAGAGTGGACCAGATATTCAAGCCCATGGTCCCTTAATGAGTATCAAATGATACGTAAAATGCCATAGAGAACTGCTAAGGCTCGACATACATAGTTGGCCCACAACTAACAACTTAAGGCTTTGGATAAACTGGTAAACTAACATCTTGGGTTCTATTCTTGCTGCCCACATTTGTTGTAAGTTTAGAAATTAGCATGTTCTTAATATTGGTGTTAGTACGATAGACAACAAACTTACCATAAATTGTTCTACATTTATTTAGGAAACAAATTGGACAAACCTACCATAAAATGTTGTATAGTTATTTAGGAAACAGATCTGTAAATATCTTTCCTGAAGGGTCAATGCTTAATGTTAGGAGATGCTGTAATTAGGATGCTTAATGTTAGCAAATGCTGTAATTAGGAGATATTGTAATTAAGGAATATATACCATTGCTGTAATTAGGAGATATTGTAATTAAAGGATATATTGTAATGACTTCTATATAAGAAAAGGACCACTCGATTAAGGGTCATCGAGCAAatctgacatggtatcagagtcatgGTTCAACATTCTCCTTGAGATGTCGGATACGTGGTGCTGTCGATTTGGAGCCCGATGTGTGAGGGAGAAATTGTTGGATTATCctacatcggttgtggaaggggctggtggtcagttattaagagTAAGGGAAAGTCTCACTCCATGAGCTAGCTTTCAATGTTAGTAGGGTAGACAACAAACTTACCATAAATTCTTCTACATTTATTTAGGAAACAAATCTATCAAACCTACCATAAATTGTTGTATAGTTATTTAGGAAACAGATCTGTAAATATCTCTCCTAAATTTTGGGTTGAAGCTTTAGCTATAGCAGTATATTTGATTAATAGGTTGCCTTCTAAAGTGCTAAATTTCGACTCTCCATACTATTGTCTACATAATTAGCACCCTAGCTTTCTTGACTTGCATACTTTTGGCTGTCTGCTTTGTGCATCTACCTCCGCATCAACATCACAAACTCTCGGCGCAATCTGCGTAATGTGCCTTTATGGGATATAACTTATCTCAAAAAGGATTTGTGTGCTATGATGCTTCCTCcaataaatttcatatatctcGGAATGTCGTTTTCTTTGAGCATCAATGTTTCTTTCCTAGTTCTCTTACATCATCCCCTGCAATTTCTGTTCTTCCTCTCTTTGATGATTAGATATGCCCTCCTGAACGCTTCAAGCTTGGTTTTGTGTATGAACGTCGTCAGCCAACTCTACCCCTTCTTGAGTCTGATCAGCCGCCTAATCCTGATCTCGTCTTGCATCCTCCTCAACGATCTGGCCGTGCTTCTCATCCACCGGATAGGTATGGTTTCCCTCATACCTCCTTCACGGCTACCTTATCAACTGTGTTGATTCCTAATTCATACTCACAAGCTGATAAACATGAGTGATGGAGAAAGCCTATGCAGGAAGAACTTCAAGCTCTTCAAGAAAATTGGACTAGGGACATGATCCCTTGTCCTCATATCAAGCTAATTGGGTGTaagtggttttttttttgtgaaacttTGGCCTCATGGGTCTGTGGACCGTATAAGGCTCATTTGGTTACCCTTGGAAACAGTATAAGGTTGACTATGAGGAGACCTTTGCTCTTGTCGCTAAAATGACCATTGTGCATACTATTATTGCCATTGCAGCCTCTCAGGAATGGTCCCTTGccagatggatgtgaagaatgcatttcttcacggtgatttACAGGAAGATGTTTACATGACACCTCCTCCTGGCCTCAGCTTGTCGTCGACGTCGAATGTGTCTAAGCTGAAGCGCTctctatatggtttgaaacaggcTCCCTGAGCCTAGTTTGATAACTTCTAGGCTACCTTACTTTGGTTTTCTTTCATCCAAAGCCAGTATGATTCCTCGTTGTTTCTTTGTACGACTTCTATTAGTATCGGtcttcttttggtttatgttaaTGACATTGTCATCACTGGGATTGATTCTGCTCTCATTGATCAGCTCGAGCAACATCTTCATGATTCCTTCCATATGAAGGATCTAGGTCCTCTCCGGTATTTCCTCGGTTTGGAAGTTCAGTCCGATTCATTTGGGGTTTTCCTGCATCAGCATAAATACACGGAAGACTTGATTTCCTTATCTGGTTTGCAGGACTCCTCTTCAGTGGATACCCCTTTGGAAGTGAATGTCAAGTATCGACATGAGGAGGGGGATCTCCTTCCTGATCCCACGGTGTTTCGACAGTTAGTTGGTAGTCTCAATTATCTCACTATTACACGGCCTGACATCTCCTTTGCTGTCCAGCAAGTTAATCAATTTATGCAGTCTCCTCGTCACCTTCATCTTGCAACGGTCCGCCGAATTATTCGATATCTCTGGGGTTTTTCTCACCATGGCTTGTTCTTCTCTACTGGTACTCCTCTTTGCCTTGTGGTTTTTAGTGATTCTGACTAGGCAGGATGTCCTGATACTCGCCAGTCTGTCACCGGGTGGTGTATGTTTCTCAGTGATTCCCTTATCTCTTGGAAGTGTAAGAAACAGGATCGTGTTTCCAAATCTTCGACTAAGTCAGAGTACCGTGCCATGTCGACAGTCTGCTCAAAGATTGTGTGGCTCCGTGGCTTACTTGCTGAAATAGGTTTTCCTCAATCTACTCCCACTCCTCTTCATGCTAATAATACAAGTGTTATTTAGATCACTACAAATCTTGTCTATCACAAGCGTACCAAACATATCGAGGTGGACTGCCATTCTATTCAAGAAGCTGTCAATACTCGGGTTATCTCTCTTCCACATGTCTCAAGCGACCTTCTGAGAGCGGATGTCTTGACCAAAGCTATGATACGACTACGTGATCAGTTTCTTGTTGGaaaattgatgcttcttgatcgaccaacatcaatttgaggggggatgttagtagGGTAGACAACAAACTTACCATAAATTGTTCTACATTTATTTAGGAAACAAATCTGTCAAACCTACCATAAATTGTTGTATAGTTATTTAGGAAACAGATCTATAAATATCTTTCGTGAATTAGGGATACATGCTTAATGTTAGGAGATGCAGTAATTAGGATGCTTAATGTTAGGAAATGCTGTAATTAGGAGATATTATAATTAAGGGATATATACCATTGCTGTAATTAGGAGATATTGTAATGACTTCTATATAAGAAAAGGACCACTTGATTGAGAGTTATTGAGCAAATCTGACAATTGGGTGGCATTCAGTGTTCGTTTCTCCCTCCACATGCAAACAGGCTGCACATGCGGGGGAATgctaaggcttgatatacatggttGGCCACTTGGCCCAGAAAAACAGCATAAGCTTTTAGGCAAAGTAGCAATCTAACGAGAACCAACTGATATTTTATTGCCAATTCTATTTtctataatattaaaaaaaattgaatatcaTCTCGAAGATAAACTCTTACCTGCAATCTAAAACCAGCATGCTTTTTCCACATTTCATCAGCATTTTCTATCTTCCCCATATGAAGAGAAACATTTGGTGATACCCAAATTGTGACGTAAATTGTATCAGTGGAAGCTTGGTTAACATCAAGTCTCATTATGCCACCAACATGTACAACCTGCCCTGCCTGCAAAATTGAACATGCAGAACGCATTTAAGTCATTGCCAGTTTTGACTGCAATGTCGGTAGACTACCTTCGGAATTGGTAAGTGTCAACACATTGTTTTCAAAACTAATTTTCAGAATTGTTTTCATGCCTGAAAAATGGCACATAATGAGGCCTAAAGCAAACTCCCCCACACCCCTTCTCCccctcttcccccccccccctccttaaaaaaaaagaaaaaaaaagggaaaaaaaaaacaccctaTGACAAGTTAAATATAAGAACACAAGGGTCAAAAAGTCCAATAAACTGCTTAACTTGAAAACTGGGCTCCAAAGAAAATCTTGGAACATTTAAAACATTTGGAAAAATAATATTGTATTTGTGACCATCTAATATCTGTGCTTTCACTCGTTTACATTGTTCTCTGGCAAACCTTGAAAAGCAAATCTTGGAACATTTAATACATTTgggaaaataataaatattgaaTCTGTGACCATCCAATATCTGTACTTTCATTCGTTTACATTTTTCTCTGGCAAACCTGCAGTTTACATTAGAATAGAAGCTAACATCATTTGGCTAGTGCAGAACTGCAGATGCAATTTCCCAGGTATTGATTGAATTCAGAATAACTTTGGCCTTCATATAGTTAGTTGATTGAATGAAATGTCACAATTTCTAAAATGGTAAGCATGGTTAtcaaagttttaaatttcaatcttgACTAAAATTTCAAGAcataaaaaatatggaaatttctATCTCAACTTcaattcttaaaattttttaaataaaatccaTAATTAACAAGTATATGGTGTATAATGAGCAATTATTGTAAAACAACTAAGCATATATTGAAGTTTCAATTagtataaataaaatttataaatcaaCCAAATACTCATCCATCTGCAAACTCAACTTACTAAATCATTTTTCATAGTTCAAACACTTAAAATTCCATGTCAATCAAGAGATTCATTTAACAAAATTCTTCATCGTTCATGAAGTTTTGTACAAAGAATTATCAAGCTTCtaaaatttctatcaaaattGTACCAAAGTGGCACCATATTTAGTTTCATTTTTTCAAAGGTTTTGAAACTCAAATTTCAATTTCCAGGAAATTTGCTCCATAgccaaaattttgacaaatttgatTGAAATGTTGAGATATAGATAAATTTTAGATTATTCatgaaaatttcaaaagaaaCTCTGTAAGGCAGATATTGGCCtccttttcaattttaagggttgTGAAAAgaggaaattttgacaattttgtggaaatttaataCGCCACCAACCCATTTCATCAAATTACGAATCCAGCACAATAATGAGAAGAGAGCCTGATAAATCTGAAGAAAATGATTATATGAGATGAAACAGGAAACACCATTAAAATACAAAACACAGAACAAGGAATTGTATATTACAAATAACATACAAGCGCTGTCTAAGCTACTTGTCAGCAGCAATGCAGTCCTAACAAACAATCAGAATTTCCAATCAAGTATCTTCAGTATtactaataaaaatttaattcaaaaattgaTGGAAAAAGTCCCAGTAAAAAAGAGAACAGTGATAGGAATGAACATCTTGCCTTCATCCTGTAAGTTCGAGGTTGCAGCTCTTTTCGTATCTCAACCATTTTTTGTTCATCCCTATTCAATCTCATTGACATCAAATATGGGTGTAGAAGCCCTGGTGTGTCATACATTTTTGCTTTGGCAGACAAGATACCTCCAATTCTCAAAATCCCAAGTGTTGTTCCAGGAACAGCAGCTTCTGTGAGCTTTGTAAGTTTTGCCCCTTCTTTTTTTGTAAATGCATTGATTAGAGTTGACTTACCAGCATTTTGAGCCCCAATAACCCATACGTTCCCTCGAGGTCCAGCCAATTCCTTGATGAAGGACAGCAAATTCCTCACGCCTAAATCCTTACGGGCACTAACCAAATAAACCCCACTTAACTTAGGTGCCCCTCCAACCTTGGCGCGGCGCCGTACCCAACTATCTAACCTCGTAGGTGATACCTGAGAAGGAAGAAGATCAACCTTTGTCGCCACAAGAACAAGCTTTGGTAATTTTTTACTGGTTTTTACTCTGTCTTTGCTTTCCTCCAATGCCTCAAACAAAGATTTTGCCGCTCGTTTGGGAAATGAGCCATCAAAATCAACACAATCTACAACCATGACTACAACAGTAGCATTACCATTTGCCGCAGGTTTCATCAACCGATTAGCGATCAACcgatcaaaatcaaaatcagGAATTAAGTTTTCGGCTGTTGGGTTCTTCACTTGCCCACTATTTCTCAACGAATGGCACCGGGCACAAACTGTAacatcttctctctctttctcagcCTCCCTAGCCAGTCTCTTCCTCTCAGCCTTTGaaatcttcctcttcttctctgcCTCTAGTGTCTCTTCAGTTATGTTCCCATACCCAACACTTGGTGGAGCAAAACCATCTAATTCTTTCTTCCAATCCTCCTGTTTTTCAATCTCATCTTCCAACTCAGCTTCCCACTTTTTCACCATATCCCAGTCAACCCCATCCCCCCTCTCCAAATTCTCTTCTTCCCCATCACTTTCCTCAAAACTATCCTCAATGTCATCCAAaaattcttcctcttcttcaccaAATTCATCCTCCGATAAACTCTGAACACCTTCATCCTCTGAGATGTTTGCCGCAGAAACGTTCCTTTTTTGATAATATCCCGGCAGGTCAGGGTCCTTATCTTGCATAAAAACACCACAACCAGGACAAATAAGCCCATAGCTCTCGTCCTCCTCTTTCCCCTCGCTCGAAACTAATTTTTCGCGGCCTTTCCTTGGAATTTTCCCACTGTTTTTCTGCGTTGTTT
This Malania oleifera isolate guangnan ecotype guangnan chromosome 11, ASM2987363v1, whole genome shotgun sequence DNA region includes the following protein-coding sequences:
- the LOC131167790 gene encoding GTP-binding protein BRASSINAZOLE INSENSITIVE PALE GREEN 2, chloroplastic isoform X1 produces the protein MAILLSTATLPSNPIKLSLKLCSDGITDGHPTTAAAATVRLVYGLSKKDEKNKYTKKLPFVSLCLKNESLAQTTQKNSGKIPRKGREKLVSSEGKEEDESYGLICPGCGVFMQDKDPDLPGYYQKRNVSAANISEDEGVQSLSEDEFGEEEEEFLDDIEDSFEESDGEEENLERGDGVDWDMVKKWEAELEDEIEKQEDWKKELDGFAPPSVGYGNITEETLEAEKKRKISKAERKRLAREAEKEREDVTVCARCHSLRNSGQVKNPTAENLIPDFDFDRLIANRLMKPAANGNATVVVMVVDCVDFDGSFPKRAAKSLFEALEESKDRVKTSKKLPKLVLVATKVDLLPSQVSPTRLDSWVRRRAKVGGAPKLSGVYLVSARKDLGVRNLLSFIKELAGPRGNVWVIGAQNAGKSTLINAFTKKEGAKLTKLTEAAVPGTTLGILRIGGILSAKAKMYDTPGLLHPYLMSMRLNRDEQKMVEIRKELQPRTYRMKARWQVVHVGGIMRLDVNQASTDTIYVTIWVSPNVSLHMGKIENADEMWKKHAGFRLQPPIGTDQSKMGKWVEKEIKVSGISWDVNSIDIAAAGLGWFSVGLKGEATLTLWTYDGIQITVREPLVLDRAPFLERPGFWLPKAISDAIGNQTKQEAQARKRLQEESREELTEVPA
- the LOC131167790 gene encoding GTP-binding protein BRASSINAZOLE INSENSITIVE PALE GREEN 2, chloroplastic isoform X2 — protein: MAILLSTATLPSNPIKLSLKLCSDGITDGHPTTAAAATVRLVYGLSKKDEKNKYTKKLPFVSLCLKNESLAQTTQKNSGKIPRKGREKLVSSEGKEEDESYGLICPGCGVFMQDKDPDLPGYYQKRNVSAANISEDEGVQSLSEDEFGEEEEEFLDDIEDSFEESDGEEENLERGDGVDWDMVKKWEAELEDEIEKQEDWKKELDGFAPPSVGYGNITEETLEAEKKRKISKAERKRLAREAEKEREDVTVCARCHSLRNSGQVKNPTAENLIPDFDFDRLIANRLMKPAANGNATVVVMVVDCVDFDGSFPKRAAKSLFEALEESKDRVKTSKKLPKLVLVATKVDLLPSQVSPTRLDSWVRRRAKVGGAPKLSGVYLVSARKDLGVRNLLSFIKELAGPRGNVWVIGAQNAGKSTLINAFTKKEGAKLTKLTEAAVPGTTLGILRIGGILSAKAKMYDTPGLLHPYLMSMRLNRDEQKMVEIRKELQPRTYRMKAGQVVHVGGIMRLDVNQASTDTIYVTIWVSPNVSLHMGKIENADEMWKKHAGFRLQPPIGTDQSKMGKWVEKEIKVSGISWDVNSIDIAAAGLGWFSVGLKGEATLTLWTYDGIQITVREPLVLDRAPFLERPGFWLPKAISDAIGNQTKQEAQARKRLQEESREELTEVPA